The Poseidonibacter lekithochrous region GAAAGTAGGAGTTTATAAAAAACTTGTAATCTACCAAGATAAAATCATAGGTATTGTACTTTATGGTGATACAGCAGATGCTTCGTGGTATTTAAAACTACTAAAAGAGCATACAGATATTAGTGATTTAAGAACAAAAATCTTATTTGGAAAATCAGCACTTTCAGGTGATACAGGTCATGGTGGTGATGATATTTCAGCAATGGCAGATGATGAAGAAATCTGTGGTTGTAATGGAGTTACAAAAGGCTGTGTTACAAAGGCAATTAAAGAGCAAGACCTAAAAACTCTAGGTGATGTAAAACAGTGTACAAAAGCAGGAGCTTCATGTGGTTCTTGTCTTGGCGTTGTTGAGCAAATACTAGTGAATACTTTAGGTGATGAATACAATGACACAGTAGAGGGTATTTGTGATTGTTGTGATGTTGGACATAAAGTTATCAAAGAATGTATAGATACAAATGACTTTGATAATGTTTATGATGTATTCAAAAAACTAGAGTGGAAAACTGATGATGGATGTATCAAATGTCGTCCGGCTATTAACTACTACTTATTAGTGAAATACAATGATGTTAAATACAAAAATGATAAAAGATCAGCTCTTATAAACGATAGAGTTTTTGCAAATATCCAAAAAGATGGTACTTACTCTGTAGTTCCTAGAATTTGGGGAGGATTAACATCTCCACAAGAGTTAAAAGACATGGCAGATATTGCTGTGAAATATGATGTTCCAACTGTAAAGTTCACAGGAGGTCAAAGACTTGATATGTTAGGTGTGAAAAAAGAGCAGTTAGAACCTATGTGGAAAGATTTAAATGATGCAGGTTTTGTATCTGGTCAAGCTTATGCCAAGGGATTAAGAACTGTTAAAACTTGTGTAGGAAATCAATGGTGTAGATTCGGAACTCAAGATTCTATGCAAATGGGTGTGGATATTGAAAAAATGACTTGGGGTTCATGGACTCCTCATAAATTCAAAATCGCAGTATCAGGATGTCCAAGAAACTGTGCGGAAGCTACTATCAAAGATATTGGTGTTATCGCTGTTGATTCTGGATGGGAAATACATATTGCGGGTAATGGTGGTATCAAAGTTCGTGTTACTGACTTCTTCACAAAAGTAGAAACAGATGAAGAACTGTTTCACTATATCAAAGCAATTATGCAATTTTATAGAGAAGATGCCTACTATCTTGAGAGAACTGCCCATTGGGTTGAAAGAGTTGGATTAGAGTACGTAAAAGATGCTTTATTAAAAGACAAAGCAAACTTAGATGCTTGTGCAAAGAGATTTGATATTTCACAAGAATCAGCACAAGTTGACCCATGGGAACAATCAAGAAAAGATGGCTTTACTAAAGAGTTTAGCCCAATTGTAATAGCCCCAGAAAATTCAGAAAGTTTCGAAGCAAAGGAGAGAGTATAATGGCAAGTTGGACTAAAATCATAGAAGTTGAGCATATCCCATCAATGGGTTCGAGAGTAGTTCATTATGGTGAAATAGAAATAGCTATTTTTAAAACAAGAGATGGTTCAATCTTTGCTATTAATAATGAATGTCCCCATAAACAAGGGAAACTAAGTGAAGGATTAGTACATGGTACAAATGTAACTTGCCCTATGCATAACTGGGATATTGATTTGAAAAATGGAGAAGCTTTAGGAAGTGATAGCGGTTGTACTAATATTTATAAAAGTAAGATAGAGAATCATACAGTTTTTATCACTTTATAAAATAATAATTCTTGACTTTCTATTATAATTTCATTATAATAGAAATGAAAGTAGCAGTTGCAGCTCATGCAATAAGGTGCTTAACCATTGCTACTCTTCATTTTATTCAAATTTATTCATTAATGCGATATCAATTACTTCATTTTCAATATCTGTTTGCCCTTCGATAATTATATTTATTTCATATAAAAAATTAATAGTATTTATTAAATCTTTATTTTTACAGAAATCTTCTAGATGAGAATATTTAGATTTATCACTATTATATTCTTTTATCCTTCTTAATACATACAATAATATATCACTAACTTGATTTAAAATAGAATCTTTTGAAGAAACAAAATTTATATTATCAATAATATTAAAACTATTAGATTCAAACTTATATTTTAATGGTGCAATAGTATTACTAGAAATCGAACCGTTTAAAAACTTATTTTTCCACACTAACGATTCAGCTAAAACTCTTTTATAAACTATTTCTTTTACATTAGGATTAGCTTTAATTGTTTCATCTTTTAATATATCAATATTTGATAATTTTTTTAAGTTCTTAGGTATTTGATTTGCAAAGTCATCTGCAATTAGTAAACCCATTTCTTGTTTCTGAGTTAAAAATCTATCTAATATATTAAGAAATCCTTTAAAAGCATACGCATTATGACTTATTTCTTCATTATCTAAATAGTGACTTTTATGAAAGTCCTCTCTTTTATCTATACACATATATAGGAAAGGAATATTTGCTTTTGAAATCAATTGAAATAATTCATCAACAAATTGAATTAAATCTTCTTTTACTTTTGTTCTTATTAAAGGAAGAACTTCTTCATCAAAATACTTAATCTTTGATTTATTAGTAGGTTTTTTATTTAAAAATAAATAATTAAATATTTCAGTAAAGTGAACTTCCACCAAAAGCATATTATCAAATCCTAAAAATTCTTGTACAATTTCAGTAATTTGCATTTCAAATTTTAAAACACTTGATTCATGAACAACAAGACCTCCATACATTGAAAATACTACATTACTATTATTATTTGTTCCTGTTTCATCTGTATAAACTAAATACATTATACCCCTTATTTATATAGTTAATTATTATTATTTTATCATAAATTCTATTATATATAAGAAATAACCAACTGTCTAAAAACTAACCATCTACAACTACCAATATTTTTTTCAAAGTAGTATAATAATAAAAATCATTACAGGATAAAAATATGAAAGAATTCATAGAAACCTACAAACAACACCAAGAAGAAATTGAATTTTTTTTACAAGAGAGTATTAGAAACCTTGGAGAATTAACACCCCATAAAGAGAGTGAGTTTTCAAAACTTTTTAATTTATTTCCCTCACTTGAATTAATTTATTTTACAAACAAAGATACAAAAATACAAAGTACAGCAAACTACTATAGAACAAAAGTAGATGAAGAAGCAAAAGACAAAA contains the following coding sequences:
- the nirB gene encoding nitrite reductase large subunit NirB, with protein sequence MKEKLIVIGNGMSGLRTIEDLFDIQKDKYDITIFGEEPHLNYNRIMLSYLLSGEKTFEDTIINHQTWYDEHNITLHKGDKVIKINKEDKKVISESGKELPYDKLLIATGSNSFIPHTIGSDLENVIGFRTKLDSDTILDLISKDKTAVVVGGGLLGLEAAYGIAMHGIKTILVHRSGSIMSQQLDRTGGRLLQKNLESYGIEFKLNTTIEKIEGKSKVERVTFTDGQTVESNIVVFATGIVPNTALAKEAGLDTKKGILVNDHLQTSDKNIFAIGECAEHKGNTYGLVAPLYEQAKFCAKKLAEKDSNGYTGSTLSTRLKISGVDLFSAGDYLGDETTEELILLDEKVGVYKKLVIYQDKIIGIVLYGDTADASWYLKLLKEHTDISDLRTKILFGKSALSGDTGHGGDDISAMADDEEICGCNGVTKGCVTKAIKEQDLKTLGDVKQCTKAGASCGSCLGVVEQILVNTLGDEYNDTVEGICDCCDVGHKVIKECIDTNDFDNVYDVFKKLEWKTDDGCIKCRPAINYYLLVKYNDVKYKNDKRSALINDRVFANIQKDGTYSVVPRIWGGLTSPQELKDMADIAVKYDVPTVKFTGGQRLDMLGVKKEQLEPMWKDLNDAGFVSGQAYAKGLRTVKTCVGNQWCRFGTQDSMQMGVDIEKMTWGSWTPHKFKIAVSGCPRNCAEATIKDIGVIAVDSGWEIHIAGNGGIKVRVTDFFTKVETDEELFHYIKAIMQFYREDAYYLERTAHWVERVGLEYVKDALLKDKANLDACAKRFDISQESAQVDPWEQSRKDGFTKEFSPIVIAPENSESFEAKERV
- the nirD gene encoding nitrite reductase small subunit NirD — protein: MASWTKIIEVEHIPSMGSRVVHYGEIEIAIFKTRDGSIFAINNECPHKQGKLSEGLVHGTNVTCPMHNWDIDLKNGEALGSDSGCTNIYKSKIENHTVFITL
- a CDS encoding DUF3800 domain-containing protein, translating into MYLVYTDETGTNNNSNVVFSMYGGLVVHESSVLKFEMQITEIVQEFLGFDNMLLVEVHFTEIFNYLFLNKKPTNKSKIKYFDEEVLPLIRTKVKEDLIQFVDELFQLISKANIPFLYMCIDKREDFHKSHYLDNEEISHNAYAFKGFLNILDRFLTQKQEMGLLIADDFANQIPKNLKKLSNIDILKDETIKANPNVKEIVYKRVLAESLVWKNKFLNGSISSNTIAPLKYKFESNSFNIIDNINFVSSKDSILNQVSDILLYVLRRIKEYNSDKSKYSHLEDFCKNKDLINTINFLYEINIIIEGQTDIENEVIDIALMNKFE